One genomic window of Vulgatibacter sp. includes the following:
- a CDS encoding HNH endonuclease signature motif containing protein, producing MDAFEAEKLGDREAIIEWLQRFGREEGARDVEVGRWLLAAQRTKAHGLAGAASVYELADKLLGWGGHTVTERLRVARALESLPRMAAAIGAGELAWSKARELTRIATPENEAGWIERARELSVRQLEHEMRGRRPGDGPDDPRDPSLSRETFRFELGAETAATYRQAADWVRREVDPSLTEEQVLLHLAKVAMASGGGGSEGDPGKVSARPACQLALTVCVCCQRGFQNAAGLEAPVPNAVVERALCDAECIGFVDPACEKLAAQVSTEGLPPLLASHVGPAPQPNNRQIPPETARKVMRRDKAACRVPGCNHRRFIEIHHIELRVDGGSNEPDNLLVLCGTHHKLLHDGYLFIERQPSGELLFGHADGRTYGTVLLPSDLAANAAAFSALRALRFGERVSRRLLKAARKRLGSGSTAEALTKEAVRLSRVGTAPSVVREEAAVYRVSPVPRGSGCRAA from the coding sequence ATGGACGCGTTCGAGGCGGAGAAGCTGGGGGATCGGGAAGCGATCATCGAGTGGCTGCAGCGGTTCGGGCGGGAGGAGGGTGCGCGGGACGTCGAGGTGGGGCGGTGGCTGCTCGCGGCGCAGCGCACGAAGGCCCATGGGCTGGCGGGAGCGGCGTCGGTCTACGAGCTGGCGGACAAGCTCCTCGGGTGGGGCGGCCATACGGTGACCGAGCGGCTCCGGGTGGCCCGGGCGCTCGAGTCGCTGCCGAGAATGGCGGCGGCGATCGGGGCCGGGGAACTGGCCTGGTCGAAGGCGCGGGAGCTCACGCGGATCGCCACGCCGGAGAACGAGGCGGGGTGGATCGAGCGGGCCAGGGAGCTGTCGGTCCGCCAGCTCGAGCACGAGATGCGAGGACGGCGGCCCGGGGACGGGCCGGACGATCCGCGGGATCCCTCGCTCTCGCGGGAGACGTTCCGCTTCGAGCTGGGGGCGGAAACTGCGGCGACCTACCGCCAGGCGGCAGACTGGGTGCGGCGGGAGGTCGACCCGTCGCTGACGGAGGAGCAGGTGCTGCTCCATCTCGCGAAGGTGGCCATGGCAAGTGGAGGAGGCGGTAGCGAGGGTGACCCGGGGAAGGTCTCTGCCAGGCCGGCGTGCCAGTTGGCGCTGACCGTATGCGTCTGCTGCCAGCGCGGGTTCCAGAACGCGGCTGGGCTGGAGGCGCCGGTACCCAACGCGGTGGTCGAGCGGGCGCTATGCGATGCGGAGTGTATCGGCTTCGTCGATCCAGCTTGCGAGAAGCTGGCGGCGCAGGTCAGCACGGAGGGGCTCCCGCCGCTCCTTGCGTCCCACGTGGGACCGGCGCCGCAGCCGAACAACCGGCAGATCCCGCCGGAGACGGCGAGGAAGGTGATGCGGCGGGACAAGGCGGCGTGCCGGGTGCCGGGGTGCAACCACCGGCGGTTCATCGAGATCCACCACATCGAGCTACGGGTGGACGGCGGGAGCAACGAGCCGGACAACCTGTTGGTGCTCTGCGGGACACACCACAAGCTGCTGCACGACGGCTACCTATTCATCGAGCGGCAGCCGTCGGGCGAGCTCCTGTTCGGCCATGCGGATGGGCGGACGTACGGCACGGTGCTGCTGCCGTCGGATCTGGCCGCGAACGCGGCGGCATTCAGCGCCCTGCGCGCGCTCAGGTTCGGGGAGAGGGTCTCCCGGCGGCTGCTCAAGGCGGCACGGAAGCGGCTCGGCAGTGGGTCAACTGCCGAGGCGCTTACGAAGGAGGCGGTGCGGCTGAGCCGGGTGGGAACCGCGCCATCCGTGGTGCGGGAGGAGGCGGCGGTCTACCGGGTCTCGCCGGTCCCACGTGGGAGCGGCTGCCGTGCGGCGTAG
- a CDS encoding TonB-dependent receptor domain-containing protein — MRVVLLLCIALVAGPVIAVAEGAPLPPRPVGLQVAPYPAGADGAAAAVSLALVIDERGEVAEVRVLPCEAAPVFVEAARRFGAGLRFQPALLGGEPVAVEIEYVVRFEAPGGVAAVDVAAAAAAAAAVPAQEEAPSATDAAALPSFETEVVGEAPEPEPAAAGDFRIDPRRYAAVPRASAEQLLTLAPGVLLRNHAGVGHASAVFLRGFDAGEGQDIEFRLDGVPLNEVSNPHGHGYADTHFILPELVEEVRVIEGPFDPAQGDFAVAGSAHYRLGLPERGLRLQAGYGSFGAQEMLLLWGPESAEDGTFVGVRVRRGDGFGVNRAYSGATAMAGFEHRLSQRSRLRLVAHSHATRFDSAGVVRVDDRAAGRLPCAGDADSQFFCAADENQGGASSRHGLYAVLERTTAKRELRQVAFFSTRRLRLREDFTGWLLDEEGRGDGTEQLYDAVTLGLHGSLALHHRLLGRRQTLTVGYDARHDDGSATVRRLARSGGVPYARLLDNELRITQLGAFASLQLRPLDWLSLQGGLRIDSFTFDVVDRNRPTETRAGPREPTESYDAGGLATQPRVSGRITLVEGLDWLAAFGIGVRSSEAAALSAGEFAPFARVRAAETGLAWAGEGPFEHGLRLVGFLTHVDRDLVFDERLARNVFLGSSTRHGALLVAEAAPFTGMAVQGSVTWSEAHLTPEGAGFFSAGEGPRLPYVPRWSGRLDASIGGALPSFGVAELLPARAGLGVTWVGARPLPNEQFGDPYVMVDVGGHVRWGLVEMGLSIENLLDARYRQAEFAYPSNFAGPAAVPSRIAALHYAAAPPRMLLATVALILDPDPDPDAAELP; from the coding sequence TTGCGTGTCGTCCTTCTGCTCTGCATCGCGTTGGTCGCCGGGCCTGTCATCGCCGTCGCCGAGGGCGCGCCGCTTCCGCCGCGGCCCGTGGGGCTGCAGGTGGCGCCCTATCCCGCGGGGGCGGACGGCGCTGCTGCCGCCGTGTCACTGGCGCTGGTGATCGACGAGAGGGGCGAGGTGGCGGAGGTGCGGGTGCTGCCGTGCGAGGCGGCGCCTGTTTTCGTGGAGGCGGCGCGGCGCTTCGGCGCGGGGCTGCGCTTCCAGCCGGCGCTGCTTGGCGGCGAGCCGGTGGCGGTGGAGATCGAGTACGTGGTGCGATTCGAGGCGCCCGGCGGCGTCGCGGCGGTCGACGTGGCTGCGGCTGCGGCTGCGGCTGCGGCGGTGCCGGCGCAGGAGGAGGCGCCTTCGGCCACGGACGCAGCGGCGCTTCCCTCCTTCGAGACGGAGGTGGTCGGTGAGGCGCCCGAGCCGGAGCCCGCCGCCGCCGGCGACTTCCGGATCGATCCCCGCCGCTACGCCGCGGTGCCGCGGGCCAGTGCCGAGCAGCTCCTCACGCTTGCTCCCGGCGTGCTGCTGCGCAACCACGCCGGCGTGGGCCACGCCTCCGCCGTCTTCCTGCGGGGCTTCGACGCCGGCGAGGGGCAGGACATCGAGTTCCGTCTCGACGGCGTTCCGCTCAACGAGGTCTCCAACCCCCATGGCCACGGTTATGCGGACACCCACTTCATCCTCCCGGAGCTGGTGGAGGAGGTGCGGGTGATCGAGGGGCCCTTCGATCCCGCGCAGGGCGATTTCGCCGTCGCGGGCAGCGCCCACTACCGGCTCGGCCTGCCGGAGCGCGGGCTCCGGTTGCAGGCGGGCTACGGCTCCTTCGGGGCGCAGGAGATGCTGCTTCTCTGGGGTCCCGAGAGCGCGGAGGATGGCACCTTCGTCGGCGTGCGCGTGCGCCGGGGCGACGGGTTCGGGGTCAACCGCGCCTACTCCGGCGCCACCGCCATGGCGGGCTTCGAGCACCGGCTCTCGCAGCGCTCGCGCCTGCGGCTCGTGGCCCACAGCCACGCCACCCGCTTCGACAGCGCCGGCGTGGTGCGCGTGGACGACCGGGCTGCGGGGCGGCTTCCGTGCGCCGGGGACGCCGACAGCCAGTTCTTCTGCGCGGCCGACGAGAACCAGGGCGGTGCCTCGTCGCGCCACGGGCTCTATGCCGTGCTCGAGCGGACCACGGCCAAGCGGGAGCTGCGGCAGGTGGCCTTCTTCTCCACGAGGCGGCTGCGCCTGCGCGAGGATTTCACCGGGTGGCTGCTCGACGAGGAGGGGCGGGGCGATGGCACCGAGCAGCTCTACGATGCGGTGACCCTCGGCCTCCACGGCAGCCTCGCGCTCCACCACCGCCTGCTCGGCAGGCGGCAGACCCTCACCGTCGGCTACGACGCGCGGCACGACGACGGGAGCGCCACCGTGCGCCGCCTCGCGCGCAGCGGCGGCGTGCCCTATGCCCGGCTCCTCGACAACGAGCTGCGGATCACCCAGCTCGGTGCCTTCGCCTCGCTGCAGCTGCGGCCGCTGGACTGGCTCTCGCTGCAGGGCGGGCTGCGGATCGATTCCTTCACCTTCGACGTGGTCGACCGCAACCGGCCCACCGAGACCCGTGCCGGGCCCCGGGAGCCCACCGAATCCTACGATGCGGGCGGCCTCGCGACGCAGCCGCGGGTGTCGGGGCGGATCACGCTGGTGGAGGGGCTCGACTGGCTCGCCGCCTTCGGGATCGGCGTGCGGTCGTCCGAGGCGGCGGCGCTCTCCGCTGGTGAGTTCGCTCCCTTTGCGCGGGTGCGCGCGGCGGAGACCGGCCTCGCGTGGGCGGGGGAGGGGCCCTTCGAGCACGGGCTGCGCCTGGTCGGCTTCCTTACCCACGTGGATCGCGATCTGGTGTTCGACGAGCGCCTGGCTCGCAACGTCTTCCTGGGGAGTTCTACCCGGCACGGCGCGCTCCTCGTTGCCGAGGCAGCGCCCTTTACCGGGATGGCGGTGCAGGGGAGCGTCACCTGGTCCGAGGCCCACCTCACGCCGGAGGGGGCAGGGTTCTTCTCCGCGGGCGAGGGGCCGCGGCTTCCCTACGTGCCGCGTTGGTCGGGGCGGCTCGACGCGAGCATCGGCGGCGCGCTGCCCTCCTTTGGCGTGGCAGAGCTGTTGCCGGCCCGGGCGGGACTCGGCGTCACCTGGGTGGGCGCCCGGCCGCTGCCCAACGAGCAATTCGGCGATCCGTACGTCATGGTGGACGTCGGCGGACATGTCCGTTGGGGGCTGGTGGAGATGGGGCTGTCGATCGAGAACCTCCTCGACGCCCGCTACCGCCAGGCGGAGTTCGCCTATCCGTCCAACTTTGCCGGACCGGCAGCGGTGCCGTCGCGGATCGCGGCGCTCCACTACGCGGCGGCGCCGCCGCGGATGCTGCTGGCTACCGTCGCGTTGATCCTCGATCCCGATCCCGATCCGGATGCTGCGGAGTTGCCATGA
- a CDS encoding thioredoxin family protein: MDANVFRCESCGAFNRVPAGKTGAPSCGRCHRALSTSGAPQEVDEAGLVRAIAGSPVPLLVDFWAPWCGPCRMVAPTVDRLARDQAGRVVVLKVNTEAHPGAGARHGVRGIPTFAVFSGGAEVGRQSGALPLHMLQALIEPALRASAHP, encoded by the coding sequence ATGGACGCGAACGTCTTTCGCTGCGAGAGCTGCGGCGCCTTCAACCGGGTGCCAGCGGGGAAGACCGGCGCACCTTCGTGTGGCCGGTGCCACCGGGCCCTCTCCACGAGCGGCGCGCCGCAGGAGGTGGACGAGGCAGGGCTGGTGCGGGCGATCGCGGGATCGCCGGTGCCTTTGCTCGTCGACTTCTGGGCGCCGTGGTGTGGCCCGTGTCGGATGGTGGCGCCCACCGTCGATCGCCTGGCCCGCGATCAGGCGGGGCGGGTGGTGGTCCTCAAGGTGAACACCGAAGCCCATCCCGGCGCCGGGGCGCGGCACGGAGTCCGCGGGATCCCGACGTTTGCCGTCTTCTCCGGTGGCGCCGAGGTCGGGCGCCAGAGCGGCGCGCTGCCGCTGCACATGCTGCAGGCGCTGATCGAGCCGGCGCTGCGGGCGAGCGCGCACCCGTAG
- a CDS encoding histone deacetylase family protein → MSSRPTARRTSSRSRRMRVLYHRDQLRHRPRFEWVSGKRVEHFERSSRPGRILTALERCHRFEITPPKKPLPMAELERTHTPELVRFLRRACGQIREGTYYPNVFPKRYSLTAPAEGLARAGFYCLDAGTPLTRWSYDAARLAAACAVEGAQLLLDGRESEVYALSRPPGHHAEADLFGGYCYFNNAALAANRLRAAGRVAIVDIDFHHGNGTQAIFWKDPDVLFVSIHGRPEDFYPYFSGYAGETGEGRGKGTTLNLPMPAGVDDAAYRRQIERRVVPALQAFAPRSLIVSAGFDTWLGDPVGEFDLTTPFYAELGDRFARLGLPTLVVQEGGYQVSQLGENVRTFLEGFLDARGDSTPRRMK, encoded by the coding sequence ATGTCGTCCCGGCCCACCGCCCGGCGGACGAGCAGCCGTTCCCGCCGGATGCGGGTGCTCTACCACCGCGATCAACTTCGCCACCGGCCCCGCTTCGAATGGGTCTCCGGGAAGCGCGTGGAGCATTTCGAGCGCAGCTCGCGCCCCGGGCGAATCCTGACCGCGCTGGAACGCTGCCACCGCTTCGAGATCACCCCGCCGAAGAAGCCGCTGCCCATGGCAGAGCTCGAGCGCACCCACACGCCGGAGCTGGTGCGCTTCCTCCGCCGGGCCTGCGGGCAGATCCGGGAAGGCACCTACTACCCGAACGTCTTTCCGAAGCGCTACTCGCTCACCGCCCCGGCGGAGGGCCTGGCGCGCGCCGGCTTCTACTGCCTCGACGCGGGCACGCCCCTGACCCGCTGGTCGTACGACGCAGCCCGCCTCGCCGCCGCCTGCGCGGTGGAGGGAGCGCAGCTCCTGCTGGACGGCCGGGAGTCGGAGGTCTATGCGCTCAGCAGGCCGCCCGGCCACCACGCAGAAGCCGATCTCTTCGGCGGTTACTGCTATTTCAACAACGCGGCGCTTGCCGCGAACCGGCTCCGCGCCGCAGGCCGCGTGGCCATCGTCGACATCGACTTCCACCACGGGAACGGCACGCAGGCGATCTTCTGGAAGGATCCCGACGTGCTGTTCGTCTCGATCCACGGACGGCCGGAAGATTTCTACCCCTACTTCAGCGGGTATGCCGGCGAGACCGGCGAGGGGCGGGGAAAGGGCACCACGCTCAACCTGCCGATGCCCGCCGGTGTGGACGATGCCGCCTACCGGCGGCAGATCGAGCGGCGCGTCGTCCCCGCGCTGCAGGCCTTTGCGCCGCGGAGCCTGATCGTCTCCGCGGGATTCGATACCTGGCTCGGTGATCCGGTCGGCGAATTCGACCTCACCACGCCCTTCTACGCGGAGCTCGGCGATCGATTCGCCAGGCTCGGCCTTCCCACGCTGGTCGTGCAGGAGGGTGGCTACCAGGTTTCCCAGCTGGGCGAGAACGTTCGCACCTTCCTCGAGGGCTTCCTCGATGCGCGCGGCGACTCGACCCCGAGGAGGATGAAATGA
- the ablB gene encoding putative beta-lysine N-acetyltransferase, with protein MKLVATQARARAAQPETTEAHTTKPKATAPKQSAPAKAATRAAKPKAKASTKARATTKAKPRARAAGRIAAPRPAAKAEAQSPAQAAPAAPDRTPLRKDDLPKPLHTGKRLMGRVQLVLDEGQTTDVLGICYGLEHEVSAPGYRVKLFLDYYNRRLKVMDYRAQDYGAMVAKLRFLADANKFDKVWIKADEKDWQHFLRYGYVLEGLLKYANRGRTAYMMSRFCSQQRLHSRDLMQEILLIEEILGRGRREGPRPLPAGYTLDFARERDVDGMLGLYRRVFKTYPSPLTYREYLTAVLHRDALFRVIRNKSGQVVSVASAEFDRPHLSAELTDCATHPDERGKGLMSVILHALENDLRKHGYICAYTMARARSYGMNAAFHALGYEFNGRMINNCDIYGAFEDMNLWVKDLRPERVRGKKAKPARA; from the coding sequence ATGAAGCTCGTCGCAACGCAGGCACGCGCGCGCGCCGCGCAGCCCGAGACGACCGAAGCCCATACGACGAAGCCGAAGGCAACGGCGCCGAAGCAGTCGGCACCGGCGAAGGCCGCCACCCGCGCGGCGAAGCCGAAAGCGAAGGCCTCCACGAAGGCCAGGGCCACCACCAAGGCCAAGCCCCGCGCCCGCGCCGCCGGCAGGATCGCAGCCCCCCGCCCAGCGGCGAAGGCCGAGGCCCAGTCCCCGGCGCAGGCCGCGCCCGCAGCGCCCGATCGCACCCCGCTGCGCAAGGACGATCTCCCCAAGCCGCTCCACACCGGCAAGCGGCTCATGGGCCGGGTGCAGCTCGTTCTCGACGAGGGCCAGACCACCGACGTCCTCGGGATCTGCTACGGCCTCGAGCACGAGGTGAGCGCTCCCGGCTACCGGGTGAAGCTCTTCCTCGATTATTACAACCGCCGCCTCAAGGTGATGGACTACCGCGCCCAGGACTACGGCGCGATGGTGGCGAAGCTGCGCTTCCTCGCCGACGCCAACAAATTCGACAAGGTCTGGATCAAGGCCGACGAGAAGGATTGGCAGCACTTCCTCCGCTACGGCTACGTCCTCGAGGGCCTGCTCAAATACGCCAACCGCGGCAGGACGGCGTACATGATGTCGCGGTTCTGCTCGCAGCAGCGCCTCCACTCCCGCGATCTGATGCAGGAGATCCTGCTGATCGAGGAGATCCTCGGCCGCGGCAGGCGCGAGGGGCCGCGGCCGCTCCCCGCGGGCTACACCCTCGATTTCGCCCGCGAACGCGACGTGGACGGGATGCTCGGCCTCTACCGCCGCGTCTTCAAGACCTACCCCTCGCCGCTGACCTACCGCGAGTACCTCACGGCAGTCCTCCACCGCGACGCGCTCTTCCGCGTCATCCGCAACAAGAGTGGCCAGGTGGTTTCGGTGGCGTCCGCCGAATTCGACCGGCCGCATCTCTCCGCGGAGCTCACCGATTGCGCCACCCACCCCGACGAGCGGGGCAAAGGGCTGATGAGCGTGATCCTCCACGCCCTCGAGAACGATCTCCGCAAGCACGGCTACATCTGCGCCTACACCATGGCCCGCGCCAGGAGCTACGGCATGAACGCCGCATTCCACGCGCTCGGCTACGAGTTCAATGGCAGGATGATCAACAACTGCGACATCTACGGCGCCTTCGAGGACATGAACCTCTGGGTGAAGGACCTGCGCCCCGAGCGCGTCCGCGGCAAGAAGGCGAAGCCGGCCCGGGCCTGA
- a CDS encoding TIGR02147 family protein, whose translation MAKAIDVFGYMDYRSFLRDFYAEKKAGKRGFSFRAFSMRAGLGSPNYLKLVMDGDRNLTPEMAERFATACGLKGDSAAFFCELVGFNQAKNLAERSDKFAKLTTYRKYRAAHQLEVAQAAYCTNWYLPAIRELALRKDFRADAAWIAQTLVPSITEAEASMALEKLLELRLLVLDEEGRVVQGTELVSTAADTSLMHVRSYHRTMIARGIEAMDDIPWQERDISSLTLCLGPTGIKRYKDRLQRFQNELLELSSLESDPQQVIQINFQLFPLSKGREEGDAG comes from the coding sequence ATGGCAAAGGCGATCGACGTCTTCGGCTACATGGACTATCGGTCCTTCCTCCGCGACTTCTACGCGGAGAAGAAGGCCGGCAAGCGCGGCTTCTCCTTCCGCGCCTTCTCGATGCGCGCCGGCCTCGGCTCCCCGAACTACCTCAAGCTGGTGATGGACGGGGACCGCAACCTCACCCCGGAGATGGCGGAGCGCTTCGCCACGGCCTGCGGCCTCAAAGGGGATTCGGCTGCGTTCTTCTGCGAGCTGGTGGGCTTCAACCAGGCGAAGAACCTGGCGGAGCGCAGCGACAAATTCGCCAAGCTCACCACCTACCGGAAATACCGCGCGGCCCACCAGCTCGAGGTGGCGCAGGCCGCCTACTGCACCAACTGGTACCTGCCGGCGATCCGGGAGCTGGCCCTGCGCAAGGACTTCCGGGCGGACGCAGCCTGGATCGCGCAGACCCTCGTCCCCTCGATCACCGAAGCGGAAGCGTCGATGGCGCTGGAGAAGCTCCTCGAGCTGCGGCTCCTCGTCCTCGACGAGGAGGGCAGGGTCGTGCAGGGGACGGAGCTGGTCTCGACCGCCGCCGACACCTCGCTCATGCACGTGCGCAGCTACCACCGCACGATGATCGCCCGGGGAATCGAGGCGATGGACGACATCCCCTGGCAGGAGCGCGACATCTCCTCGCTCACCCTCTGCCTTGGGCCTACGGGGATCAAGCGCTACAAGGATCGCCTGCAGCGCTTCCAGAACGAACTGCTCGAGCTCTCCTCGCTCGAGAGCGATCCGCAGCAGGTGATCCAGATCAATTTCCAGCTCTTCCCGTTGTCGAAGGGCCGTGAAGAGGGGGATGCAGGATGA
- a CDS encoding TIGR02147 family protein, protein MGKQSIDVFGYMNYRAYLHDFYREKKATGRGFSFRVFSRLAGLGSPNYLKLVMDGDRNLTAQMAERFADACGLKGESAAFFCELVGFNQAKDTVERTERFGRLTTFRKYRAAHQLELAQAAYYSNWYLPAIRELAARKDFSDDPAWVARNLLPVITVAEATMALEKLRELGLLVTNEAGRLVQGADLVTTGDETRLIHVRSFHRTMITRALEAIDQLPKEDREISSLTLCLGSAGLKRFKERIQRFQDELLDLSALESDPEQVIQINFQLFPLSQRRNEDDV, encoded by the coding sequence ATGGGCAAGCAGTCCATCGACGTCTTCGGCTACATGAACTACCGGGCCTATCTCCACGACTTCTATCGGGAGAAGAAGGCCACGGGCCGCGGATTCTCGTTCCGCGTCTTCTCTCGCCTCGCCGGCCTCGGCTCACCGAATTACCTGAAGCTGGTGATGGACGGCGACCGCAACCTCACCGCGCAGATGGCGGAGCGCTTCGCCGACGCCTGCGGCCTCAAGGGCGAATCGGCTGCCTTCTTCTGCGAGCTGGTCGGCTTCAACCAGGCGAAGGACACGGTGGAGCGGACGGAACGCTTCGGCCGCCTCACCACCTTTCGCAAATACCGCGCGGCGCACCAACTCGAGCTGGCGCAGGCCGCCTACTACAGCAACTGGTACCTGCCGGCGATCCGCGAGCTCGCCGCCCGCAAGGACTTCAGCGACGATCCCGCCTGGGTGGCGCGCAACCTCCTGCCGGTGATCACGGTGGCGGAGGCGACGATGGCCCTCGAGAAGCTCCGCGAGCTGGGCCTCCTCGTCACCAACGAGGCGGGGCGGCTGGTGCAGGGAGCCGATCTTGTCACCACCGGCGACGAGACGCGTCTGATCCACGTTCGCAGCTTCCACCGCACGATGATCACCCGGGCATTGGAAGCGATCGATCAGCTACCGAAGGAGGATCGGGAGATCTCGTCGCTCACGCTCTGCCTGGGATCGGCCGGGCTCAAGCGCTTCAAGGAGCGGATCCAGCGCTTCCAGGACGAGCTCCTCGACCTCTCGGCGTTGGAGAGCGATCCGGAGCAGGTGATCCAGATCAATTTCCAGCTCTTCCCGCTCTCGCAGCGCCGGAACGAGGATGACGTATGA
- a CDS encoding WD40/YVTN/BNR-like repeat-containing protein: MRYVIAACALVTLGACGFSSEAPGGETHFMEPCETDETCGEGMACVCGTCTLGCFSDAGCGEIGEDTVCVTAQLPKLYGECVIDSFRAPGVCLAACEQDAECHVWGLPYCVDGGCATELPEAVEVVPTGEWGPTAGPVGTGAAPVFVSDQGQLFLGSPAHLLRSTNGGRNWDEVAKGQAMDVAAVDGALVALFTDAGVYRSVDGGASWRSAAGVGAPGEIFSVQAGAGRFFAVAGGKDVGDRSAIVVSDDAGSSWTALAPLPDNEAVGEIFAAEDVLLATGLYSGKLHRSTDGGVSWAIVEEGRAGWATSFAAHGTDLFAMAPGAASVFRSTDRGLSWSEVVLSAFDHTGFGLPALVGAGDELFAALGSGSVFRWDPALARWVDAGTGLPGGRITALAGGAAGIWLGADDLLFRWSAGSRKWEAIDLTLVETRVVALAEEAGTLLASSGSDAVHRSFDGGATWSRSSKGLPTNAQVNQLALHGNTAFAATAQHGLFTSFDGESWLPASSGLPQLPGGAGTPVQVSAFAFSGDSAWIGTTDAMVGGTVGSGVLRSTDGGASWAPARAGLPQIDEASYEAILALRASGDVLYAATSGGGLFASSDGGESWKAAAAGLPAGAQVRALAETTEGVVAAVAVEEGASTALYRSTDEGQSWALIGDEAVFAGSVQALASRDNLLAASVVGGEGEKSPLLVSSDGGATWKVGGSEAAVLPGPLAAGHEAIFVGTGQAGVWKLGLQEIAAEQ, encoded by the coding sequence ATGCGGTACGTAATTGCGGCATGTGCGCTGGTGACGCTCGGCGCCTGCGGCTTCTCGAGCGAGGCGCCCGGCGGCGAGACCCATTTCATGGAGCCGTGCGAGACGGACGAGACCTGCGGCGAAGGCATGGCCTGCGTCTGCGGCACTTGCACCCTCGGCTGCTTCAGCGACGCGGGCTGCGGCGAGATCGGCGAGGACACCGTCTGCGTGACGGCACAGCTCCCGAAGCTCTACGGCGAGTGCGTGATCGATAGCTTTCGGGCCCCTGGCGTCTGCCTCGCCGCCTGCGAGCAGGACGCCGAATGCCACGTGTGGGGCCTGCCCTACTGCGTCGACGGCGGCTGCGCCACCGAGCTGCCGGAGGCGGTCGAGGTCGTCCCCACCGGCGAGTGGGGACCGACCGCAGGTCCCGTCGGGACCGGCGCGGCGCCCGTCTTCGTCTCCGACCAGGGGCAGCTCTTCCTCGGCAGCCCTGCCCATCTCCTCCGCTCCACCAACGGCGGACGGAATTGGGACGAGGTGGCGAAGGGCCAGGCCATGGACGTCGCCGCCGTCGACGGCGCCCTGGTGGCCCTCTTCACCGATGCCGGCGTCTACCGCTCGGTGGACGGTGGCGCGAGCTGGAGAAGCGCCGCGGGTGTCGGCGCGCCGGGCGAGATCTTCTCCGTGCAGGCAGGCGCCGGCAGGTTCTTCGCCGTCGCCGGCGGCAAGGACGTCGGCGACCGCAGCGCGATCGTCGTCTCGGACGACGCAGGCAGCAGCTGGACCGCCCTCGCGCCGCTTCCCGACAACGAGGCGGTCGGCGAGATCTTCGCGGCGGAGGACGTGCTCCTCGCTACCGGCCTCTACAGCGGCAAGCTCCATCGCTCCACCGACGGCGGCGTCTCCTGGGCCATCGTCGAGGAGGGCCGCGCCGGCTGGGCGACCAGCTTCGCCGCCCACGGTACCGACCTCTTCGCCATGGCCCCCGGCGCTGCGAGCGTCTTCCGCTCCACCGACCGCGGCCTGAGCTGGAGCGAGGTCGTCCTCTCCGCCTTCGACCACACGGGGTTCGGGCTCCCTGCGCTGGTGGGCGCTGGCGACGAGCTCTTTGCCGCCCTCGGGAGCGGCAGCGTCTTTCGCTGGGATCCCGCCCTCGCCCGTTGGGTCGATGCAGGGACCGGCCTGCCCGGCGGGCGGATCACCGCCCTCGCCGGTGGCGCCGCCGGGATCTGGCTCGGTGCCGACGACCTCCTCTTCCGTTGGAGCGCAGGCTCGCGGAAGTGGGAGGCGATCGACCTCACGCTGGTCGAGACCCGCGTGGTTGCGCTGGCCGAGGAGGCCGGGACGCTCCTCGCCTCCAGCGGCAGCGACGCGGTCCACCGCTCCTTCGACGGTGGTGCGACCTGGTCGCGCAGCAGCAAGGGCCTGCCCACCAACGCGCAGGTGAACCAGCTGGCGCTTCACGGCAACACGGCCTTCGCCGCCACTGCGCAGCATGGCCTCTTCACTTCCTTCGACGGCGAGAGCTGGCTCCCCGCCAGCAGCGGCCTGCCCCAGCTCCCCGGCGGCGCCGGGACGCCGGTGCAGGTGAGCGCCTTCGCCTTCAGCGGCGACAGCGCCTGGATCGGCACCACCGACGCGATGGTCGGCGGGACCGTCGGCAGCGGCGTGCTCCGCTCCACCGATGGCGGCGCGAGCTGGGCACCTGCACGCGCCGGCCTGCCGCAGATCGACGAGGCGAGCTACGAGGCGATCCTCGCGCTGCGTGCGAGCGGTGACGTGCTCTACGCCGCTACTTCCGGCGGCGGGCTCTTTGCGAGCAGCGACGGCGGCGAGAGCTGGAAGGCAGCTGCTGCCGGGCTTCCCGCCGGGGCGCAGGTCCGGGCGCTGGCGGAGACCACCGAGGGCGTGGTCGCAGCGGTGGCGGTGGAGGAGGGGGCCTCGACGGCGCTCTACCGCTCCACCGACGAGGGGCAGAGCTGGGCGCTGATCGGCGACGAAGCCGTCTTCGCAGGGAGCGTGCAGGCGCTCGCCTCGCGGGACAACCTGCTCGCGGCGAGCGTCGTCGGCGGCGAGGGGGAGAAGAGCCCGCTCCTCGTCTCGAGCGACGGCGGGGCGACCTGGAAGGTCGGCGGCTCCGAGGCGGCGGTGCTGCCGGGACCGCTCGCCGCGGGGCACGAGGCGATCTTCGTGGGCACCGGGCAGGCGGGCGTGTGGAAGCTCGGCCTGCAGGAGATCGCCGCGGAGCAGTAG